A single genomic interval of Rhinoraja longicauda isolate Sanriku21f unplaced genomic scaffold, sRhiLon1.1 Scf002511, whole genome shotgun sequence harbors:
- the LOC144591865 gene encoding putative CTP synthase, with translation MTKIVAITGGVYSSLGKGLITSSIGCIFKEIGYTVSVLKLDPYLNVDANTLSPDQHGEVFVTNDGVETDLDLGHYERFLGCELTGSSSVTAGKIYNSLLKKERAGKYEGETVQIVPHVTNEIRDSIKKLLGDDLDLLFIEVGGTVGDIESLSFIETLSKLKLNYGFDNVLFIHISPIVFLETTKELKTKPTQHSIKTLRKLGITPDILILRSQNNLKSCVIDKISQNTSLSPSNIFTSSHQENIYFLPESLYSQKIHRKIEELLNLKNKKGDMSV, from the coding sequence ATGACAAAAATAGTTGCTATTACAGGAGGAGTATATTCCTCATTGGGTAAAGGGTTAATCACTTCCAGTATAGGCTGTATATTCAAAGAAATAGGATATACAGTCTCGGTCTTAAAATTAGATCCTTATTTAAATGTTGATGCTAACACTCTATCTCCTGATCAGCATGGAGAAGTGTTTGTTACTAATGATGGGGTTGAGACTGATCTTGATTTAGGGCATTATGAAAGATTCTTAGGTTGTGAACTAACAGGTTCCTCTTCTGTAACAGCTGGtaagatttataactctctattAAAAAAGGAAAGGGCTGGTAAATATGAAGGCGAAACTGTTCAAATTGTTCCTCATGTAACTAATGAGATCAGGGATTCTATCAAGAAGTTATTGGGGGATGATTTAGATTTGTTGTTTATTGAGGTTGGGGGGACTGTTGGTGATATTGAATCACTCTCTTTTATAGAGACACTTTCAAAACTAAAGCTGAATTATGGTTTTGATAATGTTTTATTCATTCATATCTCACCAATAGTTTTTTTAGAAACCACTAAAGAGTTAAAAACAAAACCCACCCAACACTCAATCAAAACATTGAGAAAGTTAGGTATTACACCAGATATTCTCATCTTAAGAAGTCAAAATAACCTTAAAAGTTGTGTTATTGATAAGATCTCTCAAAACACTTCACTCTCACCCTCAAACATCTTTACTTCATCACACcaagaaaatatttatttcttaCCAGAATCCTTATATTCACAGAAgattcatagaaaaatagaagaATTATTAAATTTGAAAAATAAGAAGGGGGATATGTCTGTCTGA